A window from Kovacikia minuta CCNUW1 encodes these proteins:
- a CDS encoding aromatic ring-hydroxylating dioxygenase subunit alpha: MLVTRQPTLRHFWYPVIPLGELETGPKPFELLKEKIVLWLDGAGKPVAVRDRCCHRSARLSQGKVIDGNIRCPYHGWSFDGAGVCVKVPQLTHGLIPRTYRVDSYRCEERYGYVWVCLDEPLLPIPEIPEASDPQFRQIHEFYEVWHCAGLRLMENSFDNAHPHFVHSSTFGVEQEPVPPEPDFFEETEFGLRMKYILPVFNNTVQKQNLQMEETRTVRISEGTWYMPFIRTLKITYPNGLIHLIFTAATPIDDRSSQLVQFCLRNDTEAEATAESVIAFDRVVTLEDKAILEGTDYDVPLRISKEQHMASDKPGIIMRHKLAGLLKERGEGERGKDEG, from the coding sequence ATGCTTGTTACGAGACAACCAACACTGAGACATTTCTGGTACCCTGTGATTCCCCTGGGGGAGTTGGAGACAGGACCAAAGCCATTTGAGCTACTGAAAGAAAAAATTGTGCTGTGGCTAGATGGAGCGGGAAAGCCTGTGGCAGTGCGCGATCGTTGTTGTCACCGTTCTGCGCGCCTTTCTCAAGGCAAAGTGATCGATGGTAATATTCGCTGCCCCTATCATGGGTGGTCCTTCGACGGCGCAGGGGTCTGTGTCAAGGTGCCCCAACTGACCCACGGTTTGATTCCCCGTACCTACCGAGTGGATAGTTACCGATGCGAGGAACGCTATGGTTATGTTTGGGTTTGTCTGGATGAACCCCTGTTGCCAATCCCGGAGATTCCTGAGGCAAGCGACCCTCAGTTTCGCCAGATCCATGAATTTTACGAGGTGTGGCACTGTGCCGGGTTGCGGTTGATGGAGAATTCTTTTGATAATGCCCATCCTCACTTTGTCCACTCCAGCACGTTTGGGGTGGAGCAGGAACCTGTTCCGCCAGAGCCAGATTTTTTTGAGGAGACCGAGTTTGGGCTCCGGATGAAGTATATCTTGCCTGTTTTCAACAACACTGTGCAGAAGCAAAATCTCCAGATGGAGGAAACCAGGACCGTTCGCATCAGTGAGGGCACCTGGTACATGCCCTTTATTCGCACGCTCAAAATTACTTACCCCAACGGTCTGATCCACCTTATCTTTACTGCTGCTACCCCGATCGACGATCGCTCCTCCCAACTTGTCCAGTTTTGCCTGCGCAACGACACCGAAGCCGAGGCAACCGCTGAAAGCGTGATCGCCTTCGATCGCGTTGTCACCTTAGAAGACAAGGCAATTTTAGAAGGAACCGATTACGATGTACCCCTCAGAATCAGCAAAGAACAGCACATGGCATCTGATAAGCCCGGAATTATTATGCGTCACAAACTGGCAGGATTGCTAAAGGAACGGGGAGAGGGGGAGAGGGGAAAGGATGAAGGATGA
- a CDS encoding metallophosphoesterase family protein, whose amino-acid sequence MPRFLHLADIHLGFDRYDSKERTKDFFWALQDAIQKYAVDEQVDFVAIAGDLFEHRNIQPGTLNQAKICLKMLQEANIPVLAIEGNHDNRPYGTQASWLRYLCEDGWLILLEPGNPALGEPLYSPWDGSQGGYIDLDCGVRVFGSYWYGASAPRAIANLAEAIQQLPPGPNHAVMLFHHGLEGQIARYQGALRYSDLLPLKQAGIDYLALGHIHKHYTQEGWIFNPGSLEANSIEESKFERGVYLVEINQSGIRAELKRAYYQRAIVQLKVTVRGQESLEEVEAAAITSLQTAIQSGKVDPEVAPIVELRIEGQVGFDRLDLDTRKLQQQLQQISKALIFLLKYNVDTVEYASPLSEDASRLEVEQEVFTDLLAANNTYKKRAIELAQGLIDLKDLQFQGQEESELYEFVQNLLN is encoded by the coding sequence ATGCCTCGATTTCTTCATTTAGCAGATATTCATCTGGGCTTCGATCGCTATGACAGCAAAGAGCGAACGAAGGACTTTTTTTGGGCACTCCAGGATGCGATTCAAAAGTATGCCGTTGACGAACAGGTTGACTTTGTGGCGATCGCTGGAGATTTATTTGAGCATCGCAATATTCAACCTGGGACTTTGAATCAGGCAAAAATTTGTCTGAAAATGCTTCAAGAAGCAAATATTCCGGTTTTAGCGATCGAAGGGAACCACGACAACCGCCCCTACGGTACGCAAGCAAGCTGGTTGCGTTACCTCTGTGAAGACGGCTGGCTGATTTTGCTAGAACCGGGAAACCCCGCTTTAGGTGAACCCCTCTATTCACCCTGGGATGGCAGTCAGGGGGGATACATTGACCTGGATTGTGGTGTGCGGGTGTTTGGTTCCTACTGGTATGGCGCTTCGGCACCACGAGCGATCGCGAACCTTGCGGAGGCAATTCAGCAACTTCCTCCTGGTCCTAACCATGCAGTGATGCTGTTCCATCACGGTTTGGAAGGGCAGATTGCCCGTTACCAGGGGGCACTGCGTTACAGTGACCTATTGCCACTGAAGCAGGCAGGGATCGATTACCTTGCTTTGGGACACATTCACAAGCATTACACCCAGGAAGGTTGGATTTTCAACCCCGGTTCCCTGGAAGCCAATAGCATTGAAGAGAGCAAATTTGAGCGGGGCGTTTACCTGGTTGAAATTAATCAGTCAGGAATACGGGCAGAACTCAAGCGAGCGTACTACCAGCGTGCGATCGTGCAATTGAAAGTAACCGTTCGGGGGCAGGAAAGCCTGGAAGAGGTAGAAGCAGCAGCAATCACCAGTCTTCAAACTGCGATTCAATCCGGCAAAGTCGATCCAGAAGTTGCGCCAATTGTGGAGTTGCGGATTGAGGGACAAGTCGGGTTCGATCGTCTAGATTTGGATACCCGTAAGCTTCAACAACAGCTTCAACAGATCAGTAAAGCGCTCATTTTCCTACTGAAATACAATGTTGACACGGTGGAATACGCTTCTCCCCTTTCCGAAGATGCGAGTCGGCTTGAGGTAGAGCAGGAAGTGTTCACCGATTTGTTGGCCGCTAACAACACCTACAAGAAGCGGGCGATCGAACTGGCGCAGGGATTGATTGACCTCAAGGATTTGCAGTTCCAGGGGCAGGAGGAATCGGAACTGTATGAGTTTGTGCAGAATCTTTTGAACTAG